One stretch of Malus domestica chromosome 14, GDT2T_hap1 DNA includes these proteins:
- the LOC103453764 gene encoding mediator of RNA polymerase II transcription subunit 7a-like, with the protein MATSTYPPPPPYYRLYKDYLQDPKSAPEPPPPIEGPFICYGANHTIDEILPSLEEQGVRQLYPKGPNIDFKKELRSLNRELQLHILELADILVERPSQYARRVEEISLIFKNLHHLLNSLRPHQARATLIHILELQIQRRKQAVEDIKRRREEAQRLLKESIGTLEDNGTSFALK; encoded by the exons ATGGCTACATCAACGTATCCACCACCACCCCCATATTATAGGCTCTACAAAGATTACTTGCAAGACCCTAAATCGGCTCCGGAGCCACCCCCTCCAATTGAAGGCCCATTCATTTGCTATGGTGCCAATCACACT ATTGATGAGATACTTCCGAGCTTGGAAGAACAGGGAGTGCGTCAACTGTATCCAAAAGGCCCAAATATTG ACTTTAAGAAGGAACTAAGGTCACTTAACAGAGAATTGCAGCTGCACATTTTGGAGCTGGCTGATATTCTTGTAGAGAGGCCATCACAATATGCAAGGAGAGTGGAAGAGATATCTCTTATCTTCAAGAACTTGCATCATCTTCTCAACTCATTGCGGCCCCATCAG GCTAGAGCAACACTAATTCACATTCTAGAACTTCAGATACAACGTCGTAAACAAGCTGTGGAGGATATAAAGAG GAGGAGAGAAGAAGCACAGAGACTTCTCAAGGAGTCTATTGGAACGTTGGAGGACAATGGTACATCTTTTGCTCTAAAGTAG